One window of Pirellulales bacterium genomic DNA carries:
- a CDS encoding thiazole synthase produces MSTEVIPTATADSWRLGNHTLASRLIVGTGKYADYSVMAESLEASGTDCITVAVRRERLIDSQGGNLLDYIDTRRYVLLPNTAGCFSAEDAVRVARLGREILLGLDNPGADWVKLEVLGDKKTLLPDPVATLEATKQLVAERFQVLCYTTDDPITARRLKEAGATSVMPAGSPIGSGQGILNPNNIRICLEYLKEGDPDYPVIVDAGVGTASDVTVAMELGVDGVLLNTGIAHARDPVMMARAMKAATEAGRLAYLAGRIPKRLYATASSPEDGTISLVKPRCQTQ; encoded by the coding sequence TTGAGTACCGAGGTCATCCCTACCGCGACGGCGGATTCATGGCGTCTGGGCAACCACACGCTCGCCAGCCGCTTGATTGTCGGCACCGGGAAGTATGCCGATTACTCGGTCATGGCCGAGTCGCTGGAAGCGTCGGGCACCGACTGCATCACCGTGGCCGTGCGGCGCGAGCGGCTGATCGACTCGCAGGGCGGCAACTTGCTTGACTACATCGACACCCGCCGCTATGTGCTCTTGCCGAACACGGCGGGCTGCTTTTCGGCCGAGGACGCGGTGCGCGTGGCCCGGCTGGGCCGCGAGATTCTGCTCGGTCTCGACAACCCCGGCGCCGACTGGGTCAAGCTGGAAGTGCTGGGCGACAAAAAGACGCTGCTGCCCGACCCCGTGGCCACCCTGGAGGCGACGAAGCAGCTCGTGGCCGAACGGTTCCAGGTGCTGTGCTACACGACGGACGACCCGATCACCGCGCGGCGGCTGAAAGAGGCGGGTGCGACGAGCGTCATGCCCGCCGGCAGCCCGATCGGATCGGGCCAGGGCATTTTGAACCCCAACAACATCCGGATCTGTCTGGAGTATCTGAAGGAAGGCGATCCCGATTACCCGGTGATCGTGGATGCCGGCGTGGGCACGGCCAGCGATGTGACGGTGGCCATGGAGCTGGGCGTCGATGGCGTGCTGCTCAACACCGGCATCGCCCATGCGCGCGACCCCGTGATGATGGCACGGGCCATGAAGGCGGCCACCGAGGCGGGCCGCTTGGCCTATCTGGCCGGCCGCATTCCCAAGCGGCTATATGCGACGGCCAGCAGTCCTGAAGACGGCACGATTTCGCTGGTTAAACCGCGCTGCCAGACCCAATGA
- a CDS encoding patatin-like phospholipase family protein has product MIADANRKRIGLALSGGGFRATLFHLGLVRFLRDAGILPSVTHITSVSGGSVLAAHLVLNWDRYTGTPDQFDAVAAEVVRFTRLDVRNRIVRRAPLSVPVHLARWMTRMRRDRRLTRTGMLEMYYQHFLYGDTCMFQLPEHPQLHILSTNLTEGSLCSFTREGVVFQKRLPGELFRFERLHAGLATVPLAVTASSAFPGFFPPLMVNAAEVGAASGQFNRQVFTDGGVFDNLGVRMFRNIERTWIGRESQLTLGDMYDAECVIKALRSADSLHENTPLGRIRQISQEANGGGPSSDDAQATVNALSDVIAGSALYREPSFEAVQPDDPEAAALLDSARVSGKDLEHHDRVWLNRQLVETVLRQVTGRRCLRPMTSMFDQVIVSDAGKHLQARTTVHDAGLIATAMRASDIGMDRVWQLEKETFGNQPGFLFMSLSDVVPPHDDPTALHPEIQRRLPDIRTDLDAFSLLEVSALVRHGYCVARSTCRGQPQLFGDDLPSLPPWDPTDQGTAAAVPTAGKPRRTSLLGNQRGPAAEVVAARALQRSAARRVWSRLFDYRDWASYVYLLLLLPLLSILPLTSWRYWQERGEAKQTRQAIDAIAHSGHDQQVVADLVQNGPPSPWPSLKYEEVAEFDPVDDQGISFTSDTQIFDLRNGVRAVPDDKGRDGHTTYLRRRIRLHKDADYTGKSPFRYAFSVPAHQVEVRCLNAKLDPVLRRRKAAPGANGNRSDWELRLDLARVPVETPIDVQLEIFMKDRLPDDFMLDPRVTAGVDVPAGMLSMWLLLPEKQPYESYRVLEIDPKSPGVAKAIYPSEGVDRSGGTIIYWSLLDPNPERKYECHWVWQRGLTSEIVPSSGLLAVAYSRLGMRPAR; this is encoded by the coding sequence ATGATCGCAGACGCAAACCGCAAACGGATCGGATTGGCCCTGTCGGGCGGAGGATTCCGGGCCACGCTGTTTCACTTGGGTCTGGTCCGCTTTTTGCGCGACGCCGGCATTCTGCCCTCGGTCACGCACATCACATCGGTCTCAGGCGGGAGCGTGCTGGCTGCCCATCTGGTGCTCAATTGGGACCGTTACACCGGCACGCCCGACCAGTTCGACGCCGTCGCCGCCGAGGTCGTCAGGTTCACGCGGCTCGACGTGCGCAATCGAATCGTCCGCCGCGCCCCCTTGTCGGTGCCGGTCCATCTGGCGCGGTGGATGACGCGCATGCGGCGCGATCGCCGCCTGACCCGCACGGGCATGCTGGAAATGTATTACCAGCATTTTCTTTACGGCGACACGTGCATGTTCCAGTTGCCCGAACACCCTCAGTTGCACATTCTCTCGACCAATTTGACCGAAGGTTCGCTCTGTTCGTTCACGCGCGAGGGGGTGGTTTTCCAGAAGCGGCTGCCCGGCGAGTTGTTCCGCTTTGAGCGACTGCACGCCGGGCTGGCCACCGTGCCCCTGGCGGTGACGGCTTCGTCGGCTTTTCCGGGGTTCTTTCCGCCGCTCATGGTCAACGCCGCCGAGGTGGGCGCCGCCAGCGGACAGTTCAACCGCCAGGTGTTCACCGACGGCGGCGTTTTCGACAACTTGGGCGTGCGGATGTTCCGCAATATCGAACGCACCTGGATCGGCCGCGAATCGCAGTTGACGCTGGGCGACATGTACGACGCCGAGTGCGTGATAAAAGCCCTCAGGTCGGCCGACAGCTTGCACGAGAACACGCCGTTGGGACGCATCCGGCAGATATCCCAGGAGGCCAACGGCGGCGGACCTTCGAGCGACGATGCTCAAGCGACGGTCAACGCGCTCTCGGATGTGATCGCCGGCTCCGCTCTCTACCGCGAGCCGTCGTTCGAGGCGGTCCAGCCTGACGACCCCGAAGCGGCCGCGCTGCTCGACAGCGCACGCGTGTCGGGCAAAGACTTGGAACACCACGACCGCGTATGGCTCAACCGCCAGCTTGTCGAGACGGTGCTGCGGCAGGTGACCGGCCGGCGCTGTCTGCGGCCGATGACCTCGATGTTCGACCAGGTGATCGTGAGCGACGCCGGCAAGCATCTGCAGGCCCGCACCACGGTGCATGACGCGGGGCTGATCGCCACGGCGATGCGCGCCAGCGACATCGGCATGGACCGCGTCTGGCAGTTGGAAAAGGAAACGTTCGGCAATCAGCCGGGCTTTTTGTTCATGTCGCTCAGCGACGTGGTCCCGCCGCACGACGACCCCACGGCGTTGCACCCCGAGATTCAGCGGCGGCTGCCCGACATTCGCACCGACTTGGACGCCTTCTCGCTGCTGGAGGTCAGCGCGCTGGTGCGACACGGCTACTGCGTGGCGCGGTCGACGTGCCGGGGGCAGCCGCAATTATTTGGCGACGACTTGCCAAGTTTGCCCCCCTGGGACCCGACCGATCAAGGCACGGCTGCGGCCGTGCCAACCGCCGGCAAACCGCGACGCACGTCGCTGTTGGGCAACCAGCGGGGGCCGGCGGCCGAGGTGGTCGCCGCGCGGGCACTGCAGCGATCGGCCGCACGCCGCGTCTGGAGCCGTTTGTTCGACTACAGGGACTGGGCCTCGTACGTCTATCTGCTCCTGCTCCTGCCGCTGTTGTCGATCTTGCCGCTTACGTCATGGCGATATTGGCAGGAGCGCGGCGAGGCCAAGCAAACACGGCAGGCCATCGACGCCATCGCCCACAGCGGGCACGATCAGCAAGTGGTGGCCGATCTGGTGCAAAACGGGCCGCCGTCGCCCTGGCCGTCGCTGAAGTATGAAGAAGTGGCCGAGTTCGATCCGGTCGATGATCAGGGTATCTCGTTCACCAGCGACACGCAGATCTTCGACCTGCGGAACGGCGTGCGGGCCGTGCCCGACGACAAGGGCCGCGACGGACACACCACGTATCTGCGGCGACGGATTCGCCTGCACAAAGACGCCGACTACACGGGCAAGTCGCCGTTTCGGTATGCGTTCAGCGTGCCAGCGCACCAGGTCGAGGTCCGCTGCCTGAACGCGAAGCTCGATCCGGTGCTGCGCCGGCGGAAGGCCGCGCCGGGCGCGAACGGCAACCGCTCAGACTGGGAGCTGCGGCTCGACCTGGCGCGCGTGCCCGTCGAGACGCCGATCGACGTGCAGCTTGAAATCTTCATGAAAGACCGGCTGCCCGACGATTTTATGCTCGACCCGCGCGTGACCGCCGGCGTCGATGTTCCCGCGGGCATGCTCTCGATGTGGCTGCTCTTACCGGAGAAGCAGCCTTACGAGAGCTACCGGGTGCTCGAGATCGACCCCAAATCGCCGGGAGTCGCCAAGGCGATTTATCCATCCGAGGGCGTAGACCGCTCCGGCGGCACGATCATCTACTGGAGCCTGCTCGACCCCAACCCCGAACGGAAGTACGAATGTCATTGGGTCTGGCAGCGCGGTTTAACCAGCGAAATCGTGCCGTCTTCAGGACTGCTGGCCGTCGCATATAGCCGCTTGGGAATGCGGCCGGCCAGATAG
- a CDS encoding sulfatase-like hydrolase/transferase has translation MKRTSLPLFAVVLLAHGAALHAADAPAAQRPNLLWLVSEDNDCFLGCYGDALAQTPTLDKLAREGVLFERCFTMPVCAPSRFTLIGGLYPTTCGPAHHMRAQGKIPAWLKGFPAYLRAAGYYTSNNAKTDYNSPVRVQDAWNESSKNAHWRNRAPGQPFFSVFNHEVTHESCLFPEKELPLDFPPTDPAAVRIPPYQPDTPEMRADWVRYYNHLRLLDKQIAAMLEDLADAGLADDTIVFYYSDNGGVLPRSKRFLQESGTHVPLIVFFPPKWRHLAPAAPGSRVTQPVHFVDFAPTVLSLAGVKIPDYMQGRAFAGPARAEPNEFVFCTRDRMDERYDMMRSVMDSRWLYIHNYRPDLPYVQPLEYQFKARGYRSWSRLAAAGQLTPATAQFWGQKPTEELYDMRTDPDSVHNLATDPDHRATLERMRAALRRHVLRTYDNGFLPEGSELEGYEASHAPGAWPVERVFDLAGLASQRGPANLPKLIEALDDESEPIRWWAAQGCTMLGERAAPAEAALRRRLEDESGAVAVAAAEALARLGKLDVALPVLERWLQHGDAPGFVLQAANVLDRLGELARSSLPAMKVAGASAAPQKGGTYPPQYILKHAIDVLEGRTQAFVYPRPINAGARP, from the coding sequence ATGAAACGGACCTCGCTGCCGCTGTTCGCCGTCGTTCTCCTGGCGCATGGCGCGGCGCTGCACGCGGCCGACGCTCCAGCCGCGCAACGCCCTAACCTTCTCTGGCTCGTCAGCGAGGACAACGATTGCTTCCTCGGCTGCTATGGCGATGCGCTGGCGCAGACGCCGACGCTCGACAAGCTCGCTCGCGAGGGCGTGCTGTTTGAACGCTGTTTCACCATGCCGGTCTGTGCGCCTTCGCGGTTCACGTTGATCGGCGGCCTGTACCCGACCACCTGCGGCCCCGCGCACCACATGCGCGCGCAGGGCAAGATTCCAGCCTGGCTCAAAGGTTTTCCAGCCTACTTGCGGGCGGCGGGCTATTACACGTCCAACAACGCCAAGACCGATTACAACTCGCCGGTCCGGGTCCAGGATGCCTGGAATGAGTCGAGTAAGAACGCCCACTGGCGCAACCGCGCGCCGGGCCAGCCGTTCTTCAGCGTCTTCAATCACGAGGTCACGCACGAGAGCTGCCTCTTTCCAGAGAAGGAATTGCCGCTCGACTTCCCGCCCACAGACCCGGCGGCGGTGAGAATCCCACCCTACCAGCCTGATACGCCCGAGATGCGGGCCGACTGGGTGCGCTACTACAACCACCTGCGATTGCTCGACAAGCAAATCGCGGCGATGCTCGAAGACTTGGCCGACGCCGGGTTGGCGGACGACACGATCGTCTTCTATTACTCCGACAATGGCGGCGTACTGCCGCGCAGCAAGCGTTTTCTTCAGGAAAGCGGCACGCACGTTCCGCTGATCGTTTTTTTCCCGCCGAAATGGCGGCACTTGGCGCCGGCAGCGCCCGGCTCGCGCGTCACGCAGCCGGTGCATTTCGTCGATTTCGCCCCCACGGTCCTCTCGCTGGCCGGCGTGAAGATTCCCGACTATATGCAAGGCCGCGCGTTTGCCGGCCCTGCGCGTGCGGAGCCGAACGAGTTTGTGTTCTGCACGCGAGACCGCATGGACGAACGCTACGACATGATGCGCTCGGTCATGGACTCGCGCTGGCTCTACATTCACAACTATCGGCCGGACCTGCCGTACGTGCAGCCGCTGGAGTATCAGTTCAAGGCGCGCGGCTATCGGTCTTGGTCGCGGCTGGCGGCCGCGGGCCAACTCACTCCGGCCACCGCACAGTTTTGGGGACAAAAACCGACGGAAGAGCTTTACGACATGCGGACCGATCCCGACAGCGTCCACAATCTCGCCACCGACCCCGACCACCGCGCAACGTTGGAACGAATGCGTGCGGCACTCCGGCGGCACGTGCTGCGGACCTACGACAATGGCTTTCTGCCTGAAGGCTCGGAGCTCGAAGGCTACGAAGCCTCGCACGCGCCCGGCGCTTGGCCGGTCGAGCGAGTGTTCGATCTGGCCGGACTCGCCTCTCAACGCGGTCCCGCGAACCTGCCGAAGCTGATCGAAGCGCTCGACGACGAGAGTGAACCGATTCGCTGGTGGGCCGCGCAAGGCTGTACCATGTTGGGCGAAAGGGCCGCGCCGGCCGAGGCCGCCTTGCGTCGCCGCTTGGAAGACGAATCGGGCGCCGTGGCCGTGGCCGCCGCCGAGGCACTCGCGCGCCTGGGCAAACTCGACGTCGCCCTGCCCGTGTTGGAACGTTGGCTTCAACACGGCGATGCCCCCGGCTTCGTCCTGCAGGCCGCCAACGTATTGGACCGGCTCGGTGAGCTCGCCCGCTCTTCGCTACCCGCGATGAAGGTGGCGGGCGCGTCTGCGGCTCCTCAGAAGGGCGGAACGTACCCGCCGCAATACATTTTGAAGCACGCCATCGACGTGTTGGAAGGAAGAACGCAAGCGTTCGTTTACCCACGCCCCATCAACGCCGGCGCGAGGCCCTGA